One Chordicoccus furentiruminis DNA window includes the following coding sequences:
- the rpmB gene encoding 50S ribosomal protein L28, whose protein sequence is MAVCSVCGKGAHFGNNVSHSHRRSNRMWKSNIKRVRIKVNGVPQHAYICAQCLKSGKVERA, encoded by the coding sequence GTGGCAGTTTGTTCAGTTTGCGGAAAGGGCGCGCACTTCGGAAATAATGTGAGCCATTCTCATAGAAGATCCAACAGAATGTGGAAATCCAACATCAAAAGGGTCAGAATTAAGGTCAATGGCGTTCCGCAGCACGCGTATATCTGTGCTCAGTGCCTGAAATCAGGTAAGGTGGAGCGTGCGTAA
- a CDS encoding DAK2 domain-containing protein has protein sequence MAMNTVDAQMLRRMFLTGAKNLELKKEWINQLNVFPVPDGDTGTNMTLTILSAAGEVNALPESAGIDELAKAISGGSLRGARGNSGVILSQLFRGFTKTIRDHESLDKALIAEAMGKAVETAYKAVMKPKEGTILTVAKSMALKADEVQDGAEDLTGFFSLILEEGQETLKRTPDMLPVLKEAGVVDSGGQGLMTVLEGCVDAFNGKELDLTFEAPAGAKMPQTAPEGHKEISTDHIKFGYCTEFIINLEKPFSEVEEKNLKSFLTSIGDSLVLVADDDIVKIHVHTNHPGLAFEKGLEYGSLSRMKIDNMRIEHQEKLFKESEMQAAFAKNQPETENRPRKKAGFISVTIGDGMSEIFRGLGVDCLIEGGQTMNPSTDDMLKAIREVHAETVYILPNNKNVILAANQAQELTEDCRVVVVPTKTVPQGITAMVSYVEGNSAEENLEAMTEAIGTVKTCEVTYAVRDTKIDGHEIHDGDIMAIGDDGILATGSEVDEVVMNALGKMVDDDSELISLYNGADFPEEKAEALAKRIEAAYSDVDVETNYGGQPIYYCILSVE, from the coding sequence GTGGCGATGAATACGGTTGATGCGCAGATGCTTCGCAGGATGTTCCTGACGGGTGCGAAAAATCTGGAGCTCAAGAAGGAATGGATCAATCAGCTGAACGTGTTTCCGGTGCCGGACGGCGATACGGGAACCAATATGACGCTGACGATCCTTTCGGCAGCCGGCGAGGTGAACGCACTGCCGGAGAGCGCAGGGATCGATGAGCTGGCGAAGGCGATTTCCGGCGGATCACTCCGAGGCGCAAGGGGCAACTCGGGCGTGATTCTTTCCCAGCTGTTCCGGGGATTCACGAAGACGATACGGGACCATGAGTCTCTTGACAAGGCGCTGATCGCCGAGGCGATGGGAAAGGCCGTGGAGACGGCCTATAAGGCCGTGATGAAGCCGAAGGAGGGCACGATCCTCACCGTTGCGAAGTCGATGGCGCTGAAGGCGGATGAAGTCCAGGACGGCGCGGAGGATCTTACCGGTTTCTTCTCCCTGATTCTTGAGGAAGGACAGGAGACGCTGAAGAGGACGCCGGACATGCTCCCGGTTCTGAAGGAAGCCGGCGTCGTGGATTCCGGCGGACAGGGACTGATGACCGTGCTCGAGGGCTGTGTGGACGCGTTCAACGGGAAGGAACTGGATCTGACCTTCGAAGCTCCTGCCGGCGCAAAGATGCCGCAGACCGCACCGGAGGGACATAAAGAAATCAGCACGGATCACATCAAGTTCGGATACTGCACCGAATTCATCATCAATCTCGAAAAGCCGTTCTCCGAAGTGGAGGAAAAGAATCTGAAATCCTTCCTCACCTCCATCGGAGACAGTCTGGTGCTGGTCGCGGATGATGACATCGTGAAAATTCATGTGCACACGAATCATCCGGGACTTGCCTTTGAGAAGGGACTGGAATACGGCAGCCTCAGCCGGATGAAAATTGACAACATGCGGATCGAGCATCAGGAGAAGCTCTTCAAGGAGTCGGAAATGCAGGCCGCCTTTGCAAAGAATCAGCCAGAGACGGAGAACAGGCCCAGAAAGAAGGCCGGTTTCATTTCCGTCACAATCGGGGACGGCATGAGCGAGATCTTCCGCGGACTCGGCGTCGACTGCCTCATCGAGGGCGGACAGACGATGAATCCGAGCACGGATGATATGCTGAAGGCGATCCGCGAGGTTCACGCGGAGACCGTCTATATCCTTCCGAACAACAAGAATGTCATTCTTGCGGCCAATCAGGCTCAGGAACTGACCGAGGACTGCCGGGTCGTCGTCGTTCCGACGAAAACCGTGCCTCAGGGCATCACCGCGATGGTGAGCTATGTGGAAGGCAATTCCGCCGAGGAAAATCTGGAAGCGATGACCGAGGCGATCGGGACGGTGAAGACGTGCGAGGTGACATACGCGGTCCGGGATACGAAGATCGACGGACATGAAATCCATGACGGCGACATCATGGCGATCGGTGACGACGGCATTCTCGCTACCGGAAGTGAAGTTGATGAGGTGGTGATGAACGCGCTCGGGAAAATGGTGGACGACGACTCCGAGCTGATCAGTCTCTACAACGGAGCGGATTTCCCGGAAGAGAAGGCGGAGGCGCTTGCGAAGCGGATTGAGGCGGCTTACAGCGATGTCGATGTGGAGACCAATTACGGAGGACAGCCGATTTACTACTGTATACTGTCGGTAGAGTAA
- a CDS encoding cell division protein ZapA, producing the protein MSEKNSVQVLIGGKVVRLSGYESEEYLEKVAHYMNHKLDELGTLSGWRRMTQDQKNTLLSLNIADDYFKAKERAENLEDEVTGKDKELMSLKQELASLQVMMENMKKAGQKR; encoded by the coding sequence ATGTCTGAGAAAAATTCAGTCCAGGTTCTGATCGGCGGCAAGGTCGTCCGGCTCTCTGGCTACGAGAGCGAAGAGTATCTGGAGAAGGTCGCGCACTATATGAACCACAAGCTGGATGAGCTCGGCACCCTGTCCGGCTGGCGGAGGATGACGCAGGACCAGAAGAACACGCTGCTGTCCCTCAACATCGCGGACGATTATTTCAAGGCGAAGGAGCGGGCCGAGAACCTTGAGGACGAGGTGACGGGGAAGGACAAGGAGCTGATGAGTCTGAAGCAGGAGCTGGCTTCGCTTCAGGTTATGATGGAGAACATGAAGAAGGCCGGACAGAAACGCTGA
- a CDS encoding FtsW/RodA/SpoVE family cell cycle protein, whose product MTIMNSILRIAASATKYLFIVLMLLYVLRAYLYLARSDEEKKNREISGQRRILVLMVLLGYGIIIANERTLLSVALMAGILLYHLVTILCYRLLYPDASMLLVNNMLMLLDIGFIMIGRLNLTEALKQFIIAAAGTVIAFVIPVIVRRWMRPLRRLTWLYAGVGILALLGVLALAKISGGAKLSISVGGITIQFSELVKITLVFFLASKLSRDVSFRSVAIATAAAALHVIILVLSTDLGTALVFFITYIVMTYVATRRPVYALAGLGGGALASVGAYHLFGHVRQRVTAWKNPFAVYDTSGYQIVQGLFAIGAGGWFGCGLYQGRPDTIPVATKDFIFAAICEEFGGLFSIGLLLVCMSMYLLICNISMLIRNRFCKLVAIGLGTEYAFQVFLTVGGVTKFIPMTGITLPLVSYGGSSVVSTITMLAIIQGLYILREEEE is encoded by the coding sequence ATGACGATAATGAATTCCATCCTGCGCATTGCCGCGTCTGCGACGAAGTATCTCTTCATCGTCCTGATGCTGCTGTATGTGCTCCGGGCCTATCTGTATCTGGCCCGTTCCGATGAAGAGAAGAAAAACAGGGAGATCAGCGGACAGAGGCGGATTCTGGTTCTGATGGTGCTGCTCGGATACGGCATCATCATCGCCAATGAACGGACGCTGCTCTCCGTGGCGCTGATGGCCGGAATTCTGCTCTATCATCTGGTTACGATTCTCTGCTACCGCCTTCTCTATCCCGATGCCTCTATGCTGCTGGTCAACAACATGCTGATGCTGCTGGACATCGGCTTTATCATGATCGGGCGGCTGAATCTGACGGAGGCGCTGAAGCAGTTCATCATCGCGGCGGCCGGCACCGTCATCGCATTTGTCATCCCGGTGATCGTGCGCCGCTGGATGCGTCCGCTCCGGCGCCTGACGTGGCTCTACGCGGGGGTGGGAATTCTGGCCCTTCTGGGCGTGCTGGCGCTGGCGAAAATCAGCGGCGGAGCGAAACTCTCCATCTCGGTCGGGGGCATCACGATCCAGTTCTCGGAGCTCGTGAAGATCACGCTGGTTTTCTTCCTGGCCTCCAAGCTGTCAAGGGATGTGTCCTTCCGCAGCGTCGCGATCGCCACCGCGGCAGCGGCACTTCATGTCATCATCCTCGTCCTATCCACCGACCTCGGAACCGCGCTTGTGTTCTTCATCACCTATATCGTGATGACCTATGTGGCGACGCGGCGGCCTGTCTACGCGCTGGCGGGACTGGGCGGCGGCGCGCTGGCCTCGGTCGGAGCCTATCATCTGTTCGGCCATGTGCGGCAGCGCGTCACGGCCTGGAAGAACCCGTTCGCGGTCTATGATACCTCCGGCTACCAGATCGTGCAGGGCCTGTTCGCCATCGGGGCCGGAGGGTGGTTCGGCTGCGGGCTCTATCAGGGCCGGCCCGATACGATTCCGGTCGCGACCAAGGACTTTATTTTTGCCGCGATCTGTGAGGAGTTCGGCGGACTGTTCAGCATCGGCCTCCTGCTCGTATGCATGAGCATGTATCTGCTGATCTGCAATATCTCGATGCTGATCCGGAACCGGTTCTGCAAGCTCGTCGCGATCGGACTCGGGACTGAGTACGCCTTTCAGGTGTTTCTCACGGTGGGAGGTGTCACGAAATTTATTCCGATGACCGGCATTACCCTTCCTCTGGTGAGCTACGGAGGCAGCTCGGTGGTCAGCACGATCACCATGCTGGCCATCATCCAGGGCCTCTACATTCTGAGGGAGGAAGAGGAGTGA
- a CDS encoding GerW family sporulation protein, translating to MADHSNDFQNTVESLFTGMEGFLTSKTVVGEPIRVDGATILPLMDVSFGAGAGANQGDRKNPNAGGGIGGKMTPSALLIISGGTTKLVNVKNQDSLSKIMDMLPDVMSRFTNRKAEKEDGGTKNA from the coding sequence ATGGCTGATCACAGCAATGATTTTCAGAACACGGTGGAATCGCTTTTCACGGGAATGGAGGGTTTCCTCACGTCAAAAACCGTCGTCGGAGAGCCGATCAGGGTAGACGGTGCGACGATTCTTCCGCTGATGGACGTCTCATTCGGCGCGGGCGCCGGCGCGAATCAGGGAGACAGGAAGAATCCCAACGCCGGCGGCGGAATCGGAGGAAAGATGACGCCCAGCGCGCTGCTGATCATCTCCGGTGGGACGACAAAACTGGTTAATGTCAAAAACCAGGACAGTCTCTCGAAGATCATGGATATGCTGCCGGATGTGATGAGCCGGTTCACAAACCGGAAGGCGGAGAAAGAGGACGGCGGCACGAAGAACGCGTAA
- a CDS encoding peptidase U32 family protein: MGNKMELLAPAGSVEGLKAVIAAGADAVYIGGSRFGARAYAQNPEEAELVGAIDYAHLRNVKVYLTVNTLLKEREMDDLVPYVRPYVEAGVDAVLVQDFGVLRRLHRSFPSLPLHASTQMNVTGAAAARMLAGYGVTRVVPARELSLPEIRRIREAGPEVEVFVHGALCVCYSGQCLYSSMIGGRSGNRGRCAQPCRLLYLKDDERFTGRTSILEEKQARHFLSPKDLCAVDLLPELAGAGVDSLKIEGRMKQPEYAAGVVSVYRKYLDLLERNPSDYRVAQEDRSFLYDLYNRSGFTDGYLHRHNGPEMMALVKHELTSEETERRHALYAEMHRCFMDREKKVPLRIEAAVFAGRPAEASFTAGGRTVRVTGDPVSAAKSQPLDEAKIRANMSKTGETDFEAVSVRVRTDGCSFLPVKSLNELRRAGVGALRDALTAEWRRLPGTEAEENARQPAEETGNGETAPSEAVQTVIPAAFSAPGGLPELSVLVSTEEQLEAAMESAADQVLVESSLLLSKTDPASAAERISSALKRKRKTFGVALPFVSRDTPADRKLKNLAVRLPGTGCGTLLTRSPEMLARLREAGLTSLVRADAGLYTFNRDAEAFLEDTGVTRLTAPLELNRYELAERDNRSSELILYGRIPLMITAQCLVKETVGCTGRSERHTLTDRTGAKFLVGCDCIFCYNEVLNSVPLMLFDEMKTIQSLGFPGVRVQCTVETGAETRRLLEMARCALRGAEIRFGGRFTRGHFLRGVE, translated from the coding sequence ATGGGAAATAAAATGGAACTGCTGGCGCCGGCGGGATCGGTGGAAGGGCTGAAGGCCGTGATCGCGGCCGGTGCGGACGCGGTCTATATCGGAGGAAGCCGTTTCGGAGCCCGCGCCTATGCTCAGAATCCGGAGGAAGCCGAGCTGGTCGGAGCGATCGATTACGCGCATCTCCGGAATGTGAAGGTGTACCTCACAGTGAACACGCTGCTGAAGGAACGGGAGATGGACGATCTGGTGCCGTATGTAAGGCCGTATGTCGAAGCCGGCGTGGATGCTGTGCTTGTGCAGGATTTCGGCGTGCTGAGGCGGCTGCACCGGTCGTTTCCGTCGCTGCCGCTTCATGCCAGCACGCAGATGAATGTCACGGGCGCGGCCGCCGCAAGGATGCTGGCCGGATACGGCGTGACCCGGGTGGTGCCGGCCAGAGAGTTGTCTCTTCCAGAGATCCGCCGGATCCGCGAAGCCGGACCGGAGGTGGAGGTCTTTGTGCACGGCGCTCTGTGCGTCTGCTATTCCGGTCAGTGCCTCTACTCCAGCATGATCGGAGGGCGGAGCGGAAACCGCGGACGCTGCGCCCAGCCGTGCCGGCTGCTGTATCTGAAGGATGACGAGCGATTTACAGGGCGGACTTCCATACTGGAGGAAAAACAGGCCCGGCATTTTCTGAGCCCGAAGGACCTGTGCGCTGTAGACCTGCTTCCCGAGCTGGCCGGTGCGGGCGTCGATTCTCTCAAGATCGAGGGACGGATGAAGCAGCCCGAGTATGCGGCCGGCGTCGTGTCGGTTTACAGAAAGTACCTTGACCTTCTGGAACGAAATCCTTCGGATTACCGGGTGGCGCAGGAGGACCGGAGCTTCCTTTACGATCTTTACAACCGGAGCGGCTTCACCGACGGGTATCTTCACCGGCATAACGGACCGGAGATGATGGCGCTGGTGAAGCATGAGCTGACGTCTGAGGAGACGGAGCGGAGGCACGCGCTGTACGCGGAGATGCATCGATGCTTCATGGACAGGGAGAAAAAGGTGCCGCTCCGGATCGAGGCGGCCGTTTTCGCCGGCCGACCGGCCGAGGCGTCGTTCACGGCGGGCGGCAGGACGGTTCGCGTCACCGGAGATCCTGTCTCCGCGGCGAAAAGCCAGCCTCTTGATGAAGCGAAGATCCGTGCCAATATGTCAAAGACAGGGGAGACGGATTTTGAAGCCGTGTCGGTCCGCGTCCGTACGGACGGATGCAGCTTTCTTCCGGTCAAATCGCTGAATGAGCTCAGAAGAGCGGGGGTCGGGGCGCTCAGAGACGCACTGACTGCGGAATGGAGACGCCTCCCGGGAACGGAAGCGGAGGAGAATGCCCGGCAGCCGGCTGAGGAGACGGGAAACGGGGAAACGGCGCCTTCGGAAGCGGTGCAGACCGTTATTCCTGCCGCTTTCTCCGCTCCGGGAGGTCTTCCGGAGCTCAGCGTGCTGGTTTCGACGGAAGAGCAGCTTGAGGCTGCGATGGAGAGTGCAGCGGATCAGGTACTCGTCGAGAGTTCGCTCCTGCTTTCGAAGACGGATCCGGCATCCGCCGCGGAACGGATTTCCTCCGCGCTGAAGCGGAAGAGGAAGACCTTCGGCGTGGCTCTTCCGTTTGTCAGCCGGGATACGCCGGCCGACCGGAAACTGAAGAATCTTGCCGTCCGTCTTCCGGGAACCGGCTGCGGCACATTGCTGACCCGGAGCCCGGAAATGTTGGCACGTCTCCGGGAAGCCGGGCTGACTTCTCTTGTCCGGGCGGACGCGGGGCTCTACACCTTCAACCGGGACGCCGAGGCCTTTCTTGAGGATACGGGCGTCACAAGGCTGACCGCGCCGCTCGAGCTCAACCGTTACGAGCTGGCGGAGCGGGACAACCGGTCCAGTGAGCTGATTTTATACGGCCGCATTCCGCTGATGATCACGGCTCAGTGTCTGGTGAAAGAGACGGTGGGCTGCACCGGCCGTTCGGAGAGGCATACGCTTACCGACCGGACGGGCGCCAAATTCCTTGTCGGCTGCGATTGCATTTTCTGTTATAATGAGGTTCTGAACAGTGTGCCGCTGATGCTGTTTGATGAGATGAAGACGATACAGAGTCTTGGTTTTCCCGGAGTGCGGGTACAGTGCACAGTTGAGACGGGAGCGGAAACCCGCCGGCTTCTTGAGATGGCGCGCTGCGCACTCAGAGGAGCGGAAATCCGTTTCGGCGGGAGGTTTACGCGGGGACACTTCTTACGGGGAGTCGAATGA
- a CDS encoding peptidoglycan D,D-transpeptidase FtsI family protein, with the protein MRRSRKRSGETQSVNEDVREILEGRGDGQLKRETGPEIYPGMEDRGIGSVREAAPGERGTHRISRTEDGTGRRRAEAENERYRRTPERGERFGEPDRAAYREAPGYPSQESGSRTPGKRRRSKGPYLFISAAFVILFLLLIGYLVYFNVSLKDDVINSPYNKRQNSMADRVLRGKIEALDGSVLAYTQTDDEGSETRVYPYANEYAHVVGFVTHGKSGLESAANYDLLTSHGNLIDQILDDFQGRKTKGDNVVTTLNTTLQDVCYSALGDYSGAVIVMDPKTGAVKAMVSKPDFDPNTLDSRYADMVADSSNSQLVNRATQGLYPPGSTFKILTSLAYYRRYHTFDSFSYTCTGELQVDDYTVHCYHGTAHGEENFTQAFAHSCNTAFSTIGLDLGANPLTKVAKDMLFGQKLPFDLASSKSRWSLTSSSGRVELVQTAFGQGKTLVTPYHMALIVSAIANDGVLMKPYLIDHIENAAGSAVSKTKPKTYRRLMTSDEASKLTDLMKEVVSEGSASALSGRSYQAAGKTGSAEYYRSDGSIGTHSWFVGFTNPGNPDLVIAVLAENGGSGSSTAVPIAEKVLDTYYGG; encoded by the coding sequence TTGAGACGATCACGGAAAAGAAGCGGCGAGACGCAGTCGGTCAACGAGGACGTGCGCGAGATTCTGGAAGGCCGCGGAGACGGACAGTTAAAGAGGGAAACCGGTCCGGAGATCTATCCGGGTATGGAGGACCGGGGCATCGGGTCGGTGCGGGAAGCGGCACCCGGAGAGCGCGGAACGCACCGGATCAGCCGGACGGAGGACGGCACCGGGAGGCGCCGCGCGGAGGCGGAGAACGAGAGATACAGAAGAACACCGGAGCGCGGAGAACGCTTTGGTGAGCCGGATCGCGCCGCATATCGGGAAGCGCCGGGATACCCATCTCAGGAGAGCGGCAGCCGGACACCCGGAAAGCGGAGACGTTCCAAAGGCCCGTATCTGTTTATCTCAGCCGCTTTCGTGATTCTTTTCCTGCTGCTGATCGGCTATCTGGTGTATTTCAACGTCTCATTGAAGGACGATGTGATTAACAGCCCGTACAACAAACGCCAGAATTCGATGGCCGACCGGGTGCTGCGCGGGAAGATCGAGGCGCTTGACGGAAGCGTGCTCGCCTACACACAGACGGACGACGAGGGTAGTGAGACCCGCGTCTACCCTTACGCCAACGAGTACGCCCATGTGGTCGGATTCGTGACGCACGGGAAGAGCGGGCTCGAGAGTGCCGCGAATTATGACCTGCTGACCTCCCACGGCAATCTGATCGATCAGATACTGGATGATTTTCAGGGACGGAAGACGAAGGGCGACAATGTTGTGACCACACTCAACACCACCCTCCAGGATGTCTGCTACAGCGCGCTGGGCGATTACAGCGGAGCCGTCATCGTGATGGATCCGAAGACGGGCGCCGTAAAGGCGATGGTCTCGAAGCCGGACTTCGATCCGAACACGCTCGACAGCCGCTATGCGGACATGGTGGCGGATTCATCCAATTCCCAGCTGGTCAACCGCGCGACACAGGGGCTGTATCCGCCCGGATCCACCTTTAAAATCCTGACGTCGCTGGCCTATTACCGCCGGTATCATACCTTCGACAGTTTCAGCTATACCTGCACCGGCGAGCTGCAGGTGGACGATTACACGGTTCACTGCTATCACGGCACGGCGCACGGGGAAGAGAATTTCACCCAGGCCTTCGCGCACAGCTGCAACACGGCCTTCTCCACGATCGGGCTCGATCTCGGGGCAAACCCGCTGACGAAGGTGGCGAAGGATATGCTGTTCGGACAGAAGCTTCCGTTCGATCTCGCCAGCTCGAAGAGCCGCTGGTCGCTGACATCCTCCTCGGGCAGGGTGGAGCTGGTGCAGACTGCCTTCGGACAGGGAAAAACGCTGGTGACGCCCTATCATATGGCGCTGATCGTCTCGGCGATCGCCAACGACGGCGTGCTGATGAAGCCGTATCTGATTGATCATATTGAAAATGCAGCCGGCTCCGCCGTGTCGAAGACGAAGCCGAAGACGTACCGCCGGCTGATGACCTCGGATGAGGCGTCGAAACTCACGGATCTGATGAAGGAAGTGGTTTCGGAGGGCTCCGCGTCCGCCCTCTCGGGACGGAGCTATCAGGCAGCCGGAAAGACCGGATCAGCCGAGTACTATCGGAGCGACGGGTCCATTGGGACCCATTCCTGGTTTGTCGGCTTTACCAATCCGGGCAATCCGGATCTGGTGATCGCCGTGCTGGCGGAAAACGGCGGCTCGGGAAGCTCCACTGCGGTTCCGATCGCGGAGAAGGTACTGGATACATATTACGGAGGATGA
- a CDS encoding Asp23/Gls24 family envelope stress response protein, producing MKGHLNSEYGEILVDPDVIATYTGSVAVGCFGIVGMAAYSMKDGLVHLLKRDSLKYGINVRIDNNRISLTIHCIVAYGVSIPAVSGNLIEAVQYKVEQFTGLSVERIEVLVEGIRVID from the coding sequence ATGAAAGGACATCTGAACTCCGAGTACGGCGAGATTCTCGTCGATCCGGATGTCATCGCGACCTATACCGGAAGTGTGGCGGTCGGCTGTTTCGGAATCGTCGGCATGGCCGCATACAGCATGAAGGACGGACTGGTCCATCTGCTGAAGCGTGACAGCCTGAAATACGGAATCAATGTGCGGATTGACAACAACAGGATTTCGCTGACCATTCACTGCATCGTCGCGTACGGCGTCAGCATCCCTGCGGTTTCCGGGAACCTGATCGAGGCCGTTCAGTACAAGGTGGAACAGTTCACGGGTCTTTCGGTTGAACGTATCGAAGTGCTCGTGGAAGGGATCCGTGTGATCGATTGA
- the ruvA gene encoding Holliday junction branch migration protein RuvA, whose translation MYAYITGTVAEVTEETVVIDNHGIGYRIFVPAGVADSVSVGSEERLYTFFSVREDAMQLFGFLSKDDLEMFRLLLGVSGIGPRGALGILSVLNADDLRFAVLSDDAAGISKAPGIGKKTAQKVILELKDKLDLADAFEKKQEHAQQGSVKETGTESEAVMALTALGYSNSEAFRAVRSAEEKEPGTDTEGLIRLALKELYR comes from the coding sequence ATGTACGCATATATTACCGGAACCGTCGCGGAGGTGACGGAGGAAACCGTGGTGATCGACAATCATGGGATCGGATACCGGATCTTTGTCCCGGCCGGCGTGGCGGACTCGGTTTCCGTAGGAAGCGAGGAAAGGCTGTATACTTTTTTTTCCGTCCGGGAGGACGCGATGCAGCTCTTTGGATTTCTCTCGAAGGATGATCTCGAGATGTTCCGCCTGCTGCTCGGCGTCAGCGGGATCGGACCGAGAGGCGCGCTCGGCATCCTGTCCGTCCTGAACGCGGACGACCTCCGCTTTGCCGTGCTTTCGGACGATGCGGCCGGAATTTCGAAGGCGCCCGGCATCGGGAAGAAGACGGCGCAGAAGGTGATCCTCGAGCTCAAGGACAAGCTTGATCTGGCGGATGCATTTGAAAAAAAGCAGGAGCATGCGCAGCAGGGAAGCGTAAAGGAGACCGGAACGGAATCGGAGGCGGTGATGGCGCTGACCGCCCTCGGATATTCGAACTCCGAGGCCTTCCGTGCGGTACGGAGCGCGGAGGAGAAGGAACCGGGCACGGATACGGAAGGACTGATCCGGCTTGCGCTGAAGGAACTGTACCGCTGA
- the ruvB gene encoding Holliday junction branch migration DNA helicase RuvB: MARKIVTGTEEMPEDRALASDHIRPQSLDEYIGQQKLKENLSVSIEAARLRGDPLDHVLLYGPPGLGKTTLAGIIANEMGTSLKVTSGPAIEKPGEMAAILNSLKPGDVLFVDEIHRLARQVEEVLYPAMEDYAIDIVIGKGPTARSIRLDLPPFTLVGATTRPGMLSAPLRDRFGVAGHLDYYSVDELSAIIRRTAGKLHVEIDGRGTEELARRSRGTPRLANRLLKRVRDYAMVRFDGRITSRVASEALDLLEVDQFGLEKLDRDILETMIVRFSGGPVGLDTLASSIGEDSGTIEDVYEPYLLKTGFLVRTPRGRMATRRAYEHLGYDMPEGEG, from the coding sequence ATGGCGAGAAAGATTGTGACAGGAACCGAGGAGATGCCGGAGGACCGGGCTCTCGCATCGGACCATATCCGCCCGCAGTCGCTCGACGAGTACATCGGCCAGCAGAAACTGAAGGAAAACTTAAGCGTCAGCATCGAGGCGGCGCGGCTCAGAGGCGACCCGTTGGATCATGTGCTGCTCTACGGGCCGCCGGGACTGGGCAAGACGACGCTGGCCGGCATCATCGCCAACGAGATGGGGACTTCTCTTAAGGTCACAAGCGGTCCGGCCATCGAGAAGCCGGGAGAGATGGCGGCGATTCTGAACAGTCTGAAGCCCGGCGACGTCCTCTTTGTGGATGAGATTCACCGTCTGGCGCGTCAGGTGGAGGAGGTCCTCTATCCCGCCATGGAAGATTACGCCATCGACATCGTGATCGGAAAGGGTCCGACGGCCCGGTCAATCCGGCTGGATCTGCCGCCTTTCACACTGGTAGGCGCGACGACCCGACCGGGGATGCTGTCCGCCCCGCTGCGTGACCGGTTCGGGGTGGCGGGTCATCTCGACTACTATTCGGTCGATGAACTCAGTGCGATCATCCGGCGGACGGCCGGAAAACTTCATGTCGAGATCGACGGGCGGGGAACGGAGGAACTCGCGAGACGCTCAAGAGGGACGCCTCGTCTGGCGAACCGGCTGCTGAAGAGGGTCCGTGACTATGCGATGGTGCGCTTTGACGGCCGGATCACATCCAGAGTGGCCTCGGAGGCGCTGGACCTTCTTGAGGTGGATCAGTTCGGACTGGAGAAGCTGGACCGGGATATTCTGGAGACGATGATCGTCCGCTTCTCGGGCGGGCCGGTGGGACTGGATACGCTGGCTTCCTCAATCGGAGAGGATTCGGGAACCATCGAGGACGTCTACGAGCCTTACCTGCTGAAGACGGGATTCCTCGTCCGTACGCCGAGAGGGCGGATGGCGACACGCAGGGCCTACGAGCATCTCGGCTACGACATGCCAGAGGGAGAAGGGTGA